A single region of the Prochlorococcus marinus str. MIT 0917 genome encodes:
- a CDS encoding sodium-dependent bicarbonate transport family permease, translating to MGQNLFIQNALSPPILFFFLGAIAYALKSDFEIPAPLPKLFSLYLLLAIGFRGGIELQKSGFGYPVLPTVIAAILMSLLIPLICFLVLRFKFDVFNAAAISAAYGSISAVTFITAESFLESQNIPFDGFMVAALALMESPAIIIGLLLVKFGAPKDRPIKRKMKWGAILHESMLNGSVYLLLGSLLIGFLTSAIDPSDIKKMEPFTAELFYGAECFFLLDMGIVAAQRLARLNKTGAFLIMFSIFMPIVNAVLGSVVARFLNLNPGNALLFVVLCASASYLAVPTAMRMTVPEARPSYYISTTLGLTFPFNIIIGIPVYMGLVNTMIPSIG from the coding sequence ATGGGACAAAACCTTTTCATACAAAATGCTTTAAGTCCACCAATCCTTTTTTTCTTTTTGGGTGCAATTGCATATGCATTAAAGTCTGATTTTGAGATCCCAGCTCCTCTCCCAAAATTATTTTCTTTATATCTTTTACTTGCAATAGGCTTCAGAGGGGGTATTGAGTTGCAAAAAAGTGGCTTTGGTTATCCAGTTCTTCCGACTGTAATAGCAGCAATATTAATGTCACTATTAATACCACTTATTTGCTTTTTAGTACTGAGATTTAAATTCGACGTTTTTAATGCAGCAGCAATTTCAGCAGCATATGGATCAATAAGTGCAGTGACGTTTATAACGGCTGAAAGCTTTCTCGAAAGTCAAAACATACCTTTTGATGGTTTTATGGTTGCAGCTTTAGCACTAATGGAATCTCCAGCAATAATAATTGGTCTTCTCTTAGTCAAATTTGGAGCGCCCAAAGATAGGCCCATCAAAAGGAAAATGAAATGGGGAGCAATTCTTCATGAGTCAATGTTAAATGGTTCTGTCTATTTGTTACTTGGAAGCCTTCTAATAGGTTTTTTAACATCAGCAATTGATCCATCTGACATAAAAAAAATGGAACCTTTCACAGCTGAATTGTTCTACGGCGCAGAATGTTTTTTCCTTCTTGATATGGGGATTGTTGCTGCTCAACGCCTCGCTCGTCTTAATAAGACTGGGGCCTTTCTCATTATGTTTTCAATATTTATGCCAATAGTTAATGCAGTACTAGGATCAGTAGTAGCTAGATTCCTAAATTTAAATCCAGGCAATGCTCTATTATTTGTAGTTCTTTGCGCTAGTGCTTCATATTTAGCTGTACCGACAGCAATGAGAATGACTGTTCCTGAAGCACGACCTAGTTATTACATTTCGACCACTCTTGGATTAACTTTTCCTTTTAACATAATCATAGGAATACCAGTATATATGGGCTTAGTAAACACAATGATCCCTTCAATTGGATAA
- a CDS encoding P-II family nitrogen regulator, which translates to MKRLDLIFSERELNDVLSALEKAEVPGYTVMKHATGRGPERIVTEDMEFTGFGSNAHVIIFCEQEIIDKIRENINNVLSYYGGVAYVSEATPL; encoded by the coding sequence ATGAAAAGACTCGACTTAATTTTTAGTGAAAGAGAACTAAATGATGTGCTCTCAGCATTAGAAAAAGCTGAAGTACCTGGCTATACGGTTATGAAACATGCCACGGGAAGAGGTCCAGAAAGAATTGTCACAGAAGACATGGAATTCACTGGATTTGGATCAAATGCACACGTCATTATTTTTTGTGAGCAAGAGATAATCGACAAAATACGAGAAAATATAAACAATGTTCTTAGTTACTACGGTGGTGTGGCATATGTTTCTGAAGCAACTCCTCTTTAA